The following proteins come from a genomic window of Mauremys mutica isolate MM-2020 ecotype Southern chromosome 7, ASM2049712v1, whole genome shotgun sequence:
- the NANOS1 gene encoding nanos homolog 1 has product METFPPGKLEQHPPVEFLPGARYGARSHPACGNAFNSWNDYLGLATLITKAVGEEKGFGAEPPAVVVAAAVQPAPEEDEEEEDEEEEDAGPPYFEGALHLHDFDLCGRRHHHHGESFLEERFADFSPFSGRASPAALLFDCSPARLPRDRSPHAWGGGRLPAPPKPGSRLLKPELQVCVFCRNNKEAVALYTTHILKGPDGRVLCPVLRRYTCPLCGASGDNAHTIKYCPLSKMQASAAKQQLRSARTALGKKLR; this is encoded by the coding sequence ATGGAGACGTTCCCCCCCGGCAAGCTGGAGCAGCACCCGCCCGTGGAGTTCCTGCCGGGCGCCCGCTACGGGGCCAGGAGCCACCCCGCCTGCGGGAACGCGTTTAACTCGTGGAATGACTATCTGGGGCTGGCCACGCTGATCACCAAGGCCGTGGGCGAGGAGAAGGGCTTCGGGGCCGAGCCCCCCGCCGTGGTGGTGGCCGCCGCCGTGCAGCCGGCCCcggaggaggacgaggaggaggaggacgaggaggaggaagacGCGGGGCCCCCCTATTTCGAAGGCGCGTTGCACTTGCACGACTTCGACCTGTGCggccgccgccaccaccaccacggcGAGAGCTTCCTGGAGGAGCGGTTCGCCGACTTCAGCCCCTTCTCCGGCCGCGCCAGCCCCGCCGCGCTGCTGTTCGACTGCTCCCCGGCTCGCCTGCCGCGGGACCGCTCCCCTCACGCGTGGGGCGGCGGGCGGCTCCCCGCGCCCCCGAAGCCCGGCTCCCGCCTGCTCAAGCCGGAGCTGCAGGTCTGCGTCTTCTGCCGGAATAACAAAGAAGCCGTCGCCCTCtacaccactcacatcctcaagGGCCCCGACGGCCGGGTCCTGTGCCCCGTGCTGCGGAGATACACGTGCCCCCTGTGCGGGGCCAGTGGGGACAATGCCCACACCATCAAGTACTGCCCGCTCTCCAAAATGCAGGCCAGCGCCGCCAAGCAGCAGCTCCGGAGCGCCAGGACCGCCTTGGGCAAGAAACTCCGCTAG